Part of the Triticum aestivum cultivar Chinese Spring chromosome 4D, IWGSC CS RefSeq v2.1, whole genome shotgun sequence genome is shown below.
ATCATCTCCGCCGACTTCGCCGCAAGACAATCTGCCATCGCCTCCGCTGACTTTGCTGGAAGACCATCAACTGTCGCCTAGACCTactttggttcaggtacttttgaAGCATCTGATGGGACTCATATGTTTGTCAAATCATCAGTGTACTGTAGCAAATATAGCCGTTGCCGACAGTAGACTATATTTCATTGACAATCAACACATCATGCACTCCTACATAGATGGATTCTGTTTGTACTTGACAGAAGCAGAGTAAATTCGTAAGGACATAGGTGACCAGAACAAAAGTAGTTCACAAATAAGTGATGGATGGGTCTCAATTATTTTCAAGAGGGCATTATGTTTACGAAAAATTGCTGCTCACTGTATTTTAACAACTAGAAAAATGCAGTTCTGTTTGAGAAAGTAAATGTAGGATTTTTTTAGGTTCTGCGCTGAGTCTGCGGGTCTCACAAAGATGTAGGATAAATAAAATGTCAATAAAATGGTGCTCCTGAATTTGTGGTTTAGATATGTGCAGCAGGTTACTATTCGACTGAACCTGTCAACTCTCCAAGTGATTTTCTATGCCCTTTTCCTAAATATGATTCGCAAATGATTCTTTCTATGCCCTTTTTCTAAATATTTGACGAGTGCACACTAAATATTCAGGCTATACCTGTTTATGGCGTAATAAGCAATGATGGATCCTGTTTATTATCCATAATAAGAAATGATGGATCATGTTTATTATCCAAATTCTACTCTATTCTCTTTTTGGCCTCCCAGTGGGTCAATGTTATGATAAGCATTCTCCTTGCGGTAATGAGCCATTTTAATGACACTATGCTATGCTATTTAAGGCTCAAGCAAGGGAAATCTTGACTGGACTATCATGGCCACAGAAATCATATGTGGAGAGTGCTATTTTCATCTTCATATTTTAATCTCACCAATGCAACATAGCTCAGTTCTTATCAGAACAATTGAAAGAATGATGAATACAGCCTTTTTAGTTGATGGCACTGTTTGTATTATTTCTGTTAACACTGAAGTGTGGCATCTCTTTGATGGTTTAGTAGAATTAAGTGTCTGCTGTCACTTGATGTTCAGAATTGCCCTGCCATTCATGCAATAAATAAAAAAGTGATTTTGCCTGGTTTTCATGTCTCTGATGTGTATGCACGTGCAGGTGCCAAAGGCATCCAATCCAACTCAGGTGGATGCCAAGGAGGTTCATTTCTTTGCcgcatcacaagaaaaacaatttGAAACAGAGAACTGTACTGAACCTTCTAATTATTGTATGAACTTGCTTCACTTAATTTGAACGGCATATTTTTCAGTAGAATTAAGTGCCGGGTGCCACTTGAGAGAATAAAAGAATGATCAGCTATTTTTTTCACAGTTATGATTTAGTCAACATTGATGTCCGTCTGCAAAAAGCTTATTCTGATTTGGAGTTGATTTTTTTCCAGGCCCTTAAGGTGAGTGATGAACATCCGTTGAGCCGTCCAATGTTGCCTTTGGCAACTACACCAGAGGTATGAATCCCCTTCATATTAGTTTGCATATGTGAGCCCTGGTACATGTACAATGCGTCTATTACTGCGACACTTTTCTCCATATATACCTTGTAATACTTTGTTTTATCTAATAGAAGCTGGGTGTTTTCCCTTCTGTCAGGGAAAAAAATAGAAGAACATAGATCACCAATGCAACATAGCTCAGTTCTTATCAGAACAATTGAGAGAATGATGAATATAGCCTTTTTAGTTGATGGCACTGTTTGTATTATTTCTGTTAACACTGAAGTGTGGCATCTCTTTGATGGTTTAGTAGAATTAAGTGTCTGCTGTCACTTGATGTTCAGAATTGCCCTGCCATTCATGCAATAAATAAAAAAGTGATTTGGCCTGGTTTTCATGTCTTTGATGTGTATGCACGTGCAGGTGCCAAAGGCATCCAATCCAACtcaggtggaggccaaggaggttcaGCTCTCGGACATTGCACCAATAATGCTGGATGATACCGACGTGAAGACTGTACGTTTCATATATTCAGACTGGGAGCTATGGTGTACTACCTCTGTTTCAACTGATCTAACGGTTGGAGGTTtacattttatttttgttctgaCTGCAGAAAATAGATGACATCGCTGAACTGGACATTGCAGAGGATTTTGATAACCGGCCTTCCAAAAAGGCAAAAATTTCTGAATCACGTGTACTGGAACCATCACCTATGTCACCAACTATGAAAACATCTTCTCCAGGTTCAGAGTGTTTTGAATCGTTTGTGCCGGAATCAGATAATCAGATGAATCATGATACACTACCATCACCTCCATCCCCATCTAGCTCGACAATATCTCCTGTTTTCCCATTGCATGATATTAAGGAACCAAATTCACATAAAGAGATCAAAGTTGATGAGACATATGATTATCTCCCACAAGGTATTTGCTTGATTTATCACGTGTGCTTTCGTATACAATATATTCTTAAATTATTTGATTTTCTGCAGACTACATTGACCGACCATGATCTATGTGCTCATATAGCAATAGAATCATCTTTGAGAAAACAATTGCTGGTTCAGATAGATGGAAGTTCTGTCTTGCAACATCAATTGATGTGCCTGCTAGATGAGAAAGAGTGGGTAAATGATGATGTAAGTACCCTTACTCAAACAGTAAAGAGTTTCTAATCACTAATATCAATTAGTAATGTATTTTTTAATTCTTAATTATAGGTGATCAatgcatatatatgttgtataaAGGACCAAATACATCTCCAGAATGATAATAAAGTATATTTTGAGAGTCCATTTGTTACCTCACTATTTAAACGAGATGGCACCATTGGAATACAAGAAGGTAGTGCCTTCATGACAGAGATTGTCCTCGAATATATGCAGCATGACATGGTAATCTCCATATTCATAATTTACATGTTCTAGGTTTCATGCATTTTCATTTACTATTTTCCTAATTATCTTTATTACAGATTAAACTTCCAATAAATGCCAATAACACACATTGGTATTTAGCTGTTGTGAATACAAAAAAATGTGAGGTTCAAGTTCTAGACTCATTGTGCTGGAATTCTGACAGAGATGATCTTGCTAATACGGTTAGTTACAACACGATTTTTAATATACTTAGATAATGTGTATCATTTCTTCTTACCACTATTTTATTTTTAGCTACGAGGAATACAATTTCATTTGGACCTTCTTAAAAGTCAAAAGTTGGTAAGCGACGATTGGAAAGACGTTGATCTTACTGAATGGAAGATCACAGAACAATTACAAAAGGCAATTCAAAAAGATAGTTCTTCATGTGGTTTATTTATGGTTAAATTTATGGAATATTTCACCGGATGTGCACTATCCTACCCAATTACACAGGTATATATCTTTTTTTAATAAAAAGTATGTTACTTTTACAAAAAGTACTTTTTAAATATACTAATAATTGTTCGTGTTGCACAGGAAATGATTACTTCTTTTAGGTTTAAGTTAGCCAGCATACTATTATGTTGGAAAACAAACACTGCAGCAATGACTACAATCGTTGAAGAAAGTGACGGTGACAGCAAGGGAGATCCTGATGATGTTCAAATATTGGAAAGTTTAGATGAtatagaaaaaacaaaaacaaaaatcccATTATCTGTTGAAAATAAATACAGATCATTAATATCAATTCTTTCTAATATGACCTTACATGAGTTAACAGCTGGACTCTGTAGCTTCATTAAATCAATTAATTACACCGAGATTTTAGAGTAAGTCATTTTAAATTAGTATTGCAATTGTATAGTATCTGAATTGTTTTATTAATGGTTTATTTTCTTAATTTGTATCATTATCAGGAAAGTATGGATCCGAAGTTCAAAACCATATCCAATTAGCTTGTCTCCCAGAAAACTACAAGGATTGCTAAAGGATGATTTACCCATGGACCGTGATTGCTTTAATTTGATCGTACGGAAGATTATGTTGGATGACATCCAAACATCACAAAAAACAAAGCAACTGATAGCAAAGCATTATCTCGAcatgaaattttgggtatgtttttatATTCGTTATATTCTTTTTTATATTCTAATTTTTTATCATCTTTCTAACCAATAATTTTATATACTAGATGACTACTGATTTTGGAAGGCACCCAGATTTTCGTAAAAATTTAGATGTGGAGCAACTAGCAAATTCTGTTCGTAGTTGGCCTGGTATCAAATATAATGTTTCAACATGCAAATCGGTAAGAGCACTTTTGTATACtttagagcaattttttattgcatctAATATGTAGCCTATTTCAGATCCATATTCCAGTACAATGCATTGATGAATTCATTCTATTCACATTGGATCAAGATACCAGAACAGTGTACATTTTGGACCCTACTCCTATTAATCCAATGTACCGATACAACCCACTCGCAAAATATGTGAAAAAAATTATATGGATTTCCGAACATTTACCGAAAGCAATGTCAAAAGCATGCTCTGGGTCTAGATGGAATGATGATATTCTCTTATGGCATCATAGAATCCTAGATGATATTCCAGTTTACAACAGGTATTTTTCAGGAGATGAATACTAGATACTGATTATTTGTTGATTTGGGTATGTAGACAATATTAATAAAGTATATTTATATTCTTATATAAGGGAATTGTCTGGTTATCTTGTTCCCCTATTCATGTCCGCATGGGAAGACGAAAGACCACATTTGCCATTTTTAAAGGTAAATATTGCAACCGTATAGATATTTGCTTTTATGATTATTATACATGTGATGCTGATGACATTCTTTTACAAAAAAAATGAATGAATAGGATGGATATGAACTCAGAAAACTAATTTTGGGCCAACTACTAACATTCAAGGACAATGAATGTGAAGATAACATGCCTGCTGGTGTACTGGACTTCATCAATTGTATTAGGAAAATCCAAAGTTAAACGGGTATGTCAAATAGTATCAATTCATCTCGAAATGTCAAATGACTCAAATATCTTATTCCAATATGCTAACCTTGTTTTCCTACCAATATGCTTGTGTAGGGAGCTCAATCGGTGGAAGGTAATTTGTCAGAGAGATTTCTTGCAGCCAACAGTTAATAGACAATGAGCAGGGAGACGATGAACATGTAGAGATGGATTTTTTTCCTTTGAGAAATTAATAGTAGATTTTGGTTTCTACTTAAGATATCCCTTACATATATGTAGAAAACTTTTGGAGCTTGCCAGGATATACATTTTTGGGGGTTGCCAATTATAAGAGATGACGGATTGCTTCAAAATTATAAGAGGCCGAGCTCCACGGAGGCCTTTATTTGAAAACTTCTAAATCCAAActttttagtttcaaaaaattctgaaaataaatacacaTATACGTAGATACATAATGCACATGTAACTTCTAAATCCAAActttttagtttcaaaaaattctgaaaataaatacacaTATACCTAGATACATAATGTACATCTGTGCAAATTTTCAGGTCGAAATACATTAAAATGTGAgctatacaaaaaagacaaatctataTGTACTGTACCAAAAAAATTGCTTTGTATTTCCCTCTAACGTCACTGTAGAGTGTACGTACATGTATGGTGTTGATGAAAAAATTAACGTTTGGATTGGTATATTTACTTAATTCTCAAGAGCTAAACGAGAATATATTCATAAAACACGTAATTTAAACAGGCTACAGAGTTTAGCAGGCTTGACCTAACTTTGGCTAGAGAAAAAAAAACACATAATTTTGGTTCAAATCCTGAGTCTTCAGTCACACAGGAAAAAAAATCAACTAATGACTTTTATTGAGTTGAACTTTGCCAGGAGCATTTTTTCGAAAATCTATTTCCTTTTTTCTATTATATTTTCCACTGAGACAGAGATCCTTGAATGAAAGTTCCACTGAGACAGAGATCCTTAAATATATATGTTTCATGGTCTGTTCAACTTGCTTTGTATTTCCCTCTAACGTCACTGTAGAGTGTACGTACATGTATGGTGTTGATGAAAAAACAACGTTTTGGATTAGTATATTTACTTAATTCTCAATAGCTAAACAATAATATATTCATAAAAACACGTAATAGGGTTAAGTGCTTTGCACGGACATTTTTCCCGTGTTTTCACGTAATTCGTGTTTCATGTGTCAATTGCACggacattgtgttgtctatgtatccacacatgtatctgagtttcctatcaatacaattttagcatggataataaacgattatcatgaacaaggaaatataataataaccaatttattattgcctctagggcatatttccaacacactcaCCGGCGGCATATCTTCTGTTTTTCTCATatatcatccatccatccatcttccTTCTTTTGATATTTCAAATCAGGATCATCTGCTTCCTCAGTTTCAACTTCTTTGCCCATCCTTTCCTATTGATCCAGCCGGTTTATTGATTTCAACTCGCAGCAGTATTTAAATTGGTTTATTTGAATGTAGGGGAGCAAGGTGGGATTATATAGTAGATAGATGTTATAGCTTCTGTTGGGACGCCCCCTTCTGCCTGCGCGTGGTCTATTATTTGCAAC
Proteins encoded:
- the LOC123099855 gene encoding ubiquitin-like-specific protease 1A, with translation MCLLDEKEWVNDDVINAYICCIKDQIHLQNDNKVYFESPFVTSLFKRDGTIGIQEGSAFMTEIVLEYMQHDMIKLPINANNTHWYLAVVNTKKCEVQVLDSLCWNSDRDDLANTLRGIQFHLDLLKSQKLVSDDWKDVDLTEWKITEQLQKAIQKDSSSCGLFMVKFMEYFTGCALSYPITQEMITSFRFKLASILLCWKTNTAAMTTIVEESDGDSKGDPDDVQILESLDDIEKTKTKIPLSVENKYRSLISILSNMTLHELTAGLCSFIKSINYTEILE